The Thermodesulfobacteriota bacterium genome window below encodes:
- a CDS encoding sigma factor-like helix-turn-helix DNA-binding protein, with protein sequence MTAYNDGIVNILHLLPEDVRERVNRERVEGALAGLTERERIAVEMRFGLSGNKAATYESIGERLGMTSMGAMKLFKRSCRKVVDRMRKLD encoded by the coding sequence GTGACTGCGTATAACGACGGGATTGTGAATATACTTCATCTGCTGCCGGAGGATGTCCGGGAGAGGGTGAACAGGGAGAGAGTGGAGGGCGCGTTGGCGGGATTGACGGAGCGCGAGAGGATTGCCGTGGAGATGAGGTTCGGGCTCTCGGGGAACAAGGCGGCGACGTACGAGAGCATAGGGGAGAGGCTCGGGATGACATCGATGGGAGCGATGAAACTTTTCAAAAGAAGCTGCAGAAAGGTGGTTGACAGAATGCGAAAGTTAGATTAG